A genomic region of Xanthocytophaga agilis contains the following coding sequences:
- the tnpA gene encoding IS66 family insertion sequence element accessory protein TnpA has product MTDNLPLQARRFRIYQRFKQSNLTRAAYCRQEGITAAQFIYWCKRFEQESNPTESSSTLAQVSTPIQS; this is encoded by the coding sequence ATGACAGACAACTTACCTTTACAAGCTCGAAGGTTTCGGATCTACCAACGTTTCAAGCAAAGCAATCTAACCCGAGCTGCTTACTGTCGGCAAGAAGGCATTACAGCAGCCCAGTTCATCTATTGGTGTAAACGCTTTGAACAAGAAAGCAATCCTACTGAATCCTCTAGTACTCTTGCCCAAGTAAGCACTCCTATACAAAGCTAA
- a CDS encoding transposase domain-containing protein has protein sequence MYSFLGSCQRNNLNPHAWLSDVLAKLNSSDYEGKFSNLLPNRWKK, from the coding sequence CTGTATTCATTTTTAGGATCTTGCCAACGTAATAACCTTAATCCGCATGCATGGCTAAGTGACGTACTAGCGAAACTCAACAGTTCAGACTATGAAGGTAAGTTCTCCAATTTACTCCCTAATCGATGGAAAAAGTAA